In one Yarrowia lipolytica chromosome 1A, complete sequence genomic region, the following are encoded:
- a CDS encoding uncharacterized protein (Compare to YALI0A03993g, no similarity): MLTGHTTIQESGLSLVRTKCAPNFSIKGSDEETVEVFTPVLTAVWPFFETMLSSGMREASENVVALDAPESTVEAMLRYLHGQDLNLHFDEAVELVMVAQMYQLPELLAIVERFFRSFDTAITQAMILWRKCCAAGNDELRGLAVSQIQMLMSNTLSFSESINELSRDEMMLLLRDLAAEASKRHI; the protein is encoded by the coding sequence ATGCTGACTGGTCACACTACCATCCAGGAATCTGGCCTTTCTCTGGTGAGAACGAAATGCGCCCCAAACTTCAGCATCAAGGGCTCAGATGAAGAGACAGTGGAGGTCTTCACACCGGTGCTGACGGCCGTATGGCCCTTCTTCGAGACCATGCTCAGTTCGGGCATGCGGGAAGCGTCGGAAAACGTGGTCGCGCTGGACGCTCCAGAATCAACAGTCGAAGCCATGCTGCGTTACCTACATGGACAAGACTTGAATCTCCATTTTGACGAAGCGGTGGAACTGGTTATGGTAGCGCAAATGTACCAACTTCCCGAACTATTGGCGATTGTCGAACGGTTCTTCAGAAGCTTCGACACGGCAATTACCCAAGCTATGATCCTGTGGCGCAAATGCTGCGCGGCTGGAAACGACGAATTAAGAGGCCTGGCTGTGAGCCAGATTCAAATGCTGATGTCGAACACGCTGAGCTTTTCCGAGTCGATTAATGAGCTCTCAAGAGATGAAATGATGCTGCTTCTCCGGGACCTTGCTGCTGAAGCCAGCAAAAGGCATATCTGA